One Gemmatimonadota bacterium genomic region harbors:
- a CDS encoding Nif3-like dinuclear metal center hexameric protein, producing MRLHELVAYLDEYLRTREVPDWPEALNGLQVENRGAVTRVAAAVDASEAAVQAAAERGCDLLLVHHGLFWDGNRPLTGRRYRRVNPLLQHDIAVYSSHLPLDLHPEVGNNAVLARELGIELEGAFAQERGVAVGVWGNLELTRDALAARLEELHGGRVRLIAGGPEWITRVGVVTGAGGSLIGDAIAAGLDAYITGEGPHHTYFDAVEGGINVYYAGHYATEVWGVRALAAHLAARFGLPWEFLDLPTGL from the coding sequence ATGCGCCTTCACGAGCTGGTTGCCTACCTGGACGAATACCTGCGGACGCGGGAAGTCCCGGACTGGCCGGAAGCGCTGAACGGGCTGCAGGTTGAGAACCGGGGCGCAGTGACGCGCGTGGCCGCCGCGGTAGATGCCAGTGAGGCGGCGGTGCAGGCTGCGGCAGAGCGGGGGTGCGACCTGCTCCTGGTGCACCACGGTCTTTTCTGGGACGGCAACCGCCCGCTCACGGGGCGGCGCTACCGTCGCGTGAATCCGTTGCTGCAGCATGACATAGCCGTCTACAGCTCTCACCTCCCCCTGGATCTGCATCCCGAGGTCGGCAACAACGCAGTGCTGGCGCGGGAGCTGGGGATCGAGCTGGAAGGGGCTTTTGCGCAGGAGCGAGGCGTGGCGGTGGGCGTTTGGGGGAACCTCGAGCTGACGCGGGACGCGCTGGCGGCCAGGCTGGAGGAGCTGCACGGCGGGCGGGTTCGGCTGATCGCGGGTGGCCCCGAGTGGATCACGCGCGTGGGAGTGGTGACGGGTGCGGGCGGCAGTCTGATTGGTGACGCCATCGCCGCGGGTCTGGACGCGTACATTACGGGCGAGGGGCCGCACCACACCTACTTTGACGCGGTCGAGGGTGGGATCAATGTGTATTACGCCGGTCACTACGCCACCGAGGTGTGGGGCGTCCGCGCGCTGGCGGCCCACCTGGCGGCCCGCTTCGGCCTGCCCTGGGAGTTCCTGGATCTCCCCACCGGACTCTGA
- a CDS encoding polymer-forming cytoskeletal protein — protein MAKEQVAPQAPRESVISIIGPGMRVTGDCETEGTLRIEGTVDGTVRAGKAVVVGRDGVVNGDITTQDAVIGGKVVGTIIAESRLEMQATCVIEGEIRARRIKLDEGGRVNGSVHTGETKAPPPKAKAAYGSAEVGRPAPAAG, from the coding sequence ATGGCCAAAGAGCAGGTAGCGCCGCAGGCGCCGCGGGAGAGCGTGATCTCGATCATCGGCCCGGGAATGCGGGTAACCGGTGACTGTGAGACGGAAGGCACTCTCCGCATCGAAGGGACGGTAGACGGTACGGTGCGGGCGGGGAAGGCGGTGGTAGTGGGAAGGGACGGAGTGGTCAACGGCGACATCACGACTCAAGACGCAGTGATCGGCGGCAAGGTGGTGGGGACCATCATTGCGGAGAGCCGGCTCGAGATGCAGGCGACCTGCGTGATCGAGGGGGAGATTCGCGCGCGGCGCATCAAGCTGGATGAAGGTGGGCGTGTGAACGGCAGCGTGCATACCGGCGAAACGAAAGCTCCGCCGCCAAAGGCAAAGGCTGCATATGGGAGCGCGGAGGTGGGAAGGCCGGCCCCCGCCGCAGGTTAG
- a CDS encoding M23 family metallopeptidase: MEDKRLTLILVPHGDLETRTFEISYRHLKFLLFGGGVLLATFVVIVSLWWYVAAQAARVPGLERELTRLRGERAQVAELARTLAEVEAQYERVRQLLGADAAGKSADTWLPPLRREEEGRGAESGGAAARPTSWPLTQPGYITRELTGGDRARHPGLDIAVSQDSYIRAAGPGVVKDAGRDDVYGYYVLIDHGNGYESMYGHASALFVSAGRRVERNEVIALSGSTGRSTAPHLHFEIRKDGQAVDPLSLVRQP, translated from the coding sequence ATGGAGGATAAACGACTCACGTTGATTCTGGTCCCCCACGGTGACCTCGAGACGCGCACGTTCGAGATCTCCTATCGCCATCTCAAGTTCCTGCTTTTCGGCGGCGGCGTGCTGCTGGCTACCTTCGTGGTCATTGTCTCGCTGTGGTGGTACGTCGCGGCCCAAGCTGCCCGTGTGCCGGGGCTGGAGCGGGAGCTGACCCGGCTGCGCGGCGAGCGTGCGCAGGTGGCGGAGCTGGCGCGTACCCTGGCCGAGGTCGAGGCGCAGTACGAGCGGGTGCGGCAGCTCCTGGGCGCCGATGCCGCCGGCAAGAGCGCCGACACCTGGCTTCCACCCTTGCGGCGAGAAGAAGAGGGGCGGGGTGCGGAATCGGGCGGTGCGGCGGCGCGCCCCACGAGCTGGCCGCTGACGCAGCCGGGGTACATCACTCGGGAATTGACCGGCGGCGACCGAGCGCGCCACCCTGGCCTGGACATCGCCGTGTCCCAGGACTCATACATCCGGGCGGCGGGGCCCGGCGTGGTGAAGGATGCGGGGCGCGACGACGTTTACGGCTATTACGTTCTGATCGATCATGGCAACGGCTACGAGAGCATGTACGGCCATGCGTCGGCCCTGTTCGTCAGCGCGGGGCGCAGAGTGGAGCGGAACGAGGTGATCGCGCTGAGCGGGTCAACGGGGCGGTCCACTGCACCTCATCTTCACTTCGAGATCCGGAAAGATGGCCAGGCGGTCGATCCGCTGAGCCTCGTACGCCAGCCGTAA